A genomic region of Brevibacillus sp. JNUCC-41 contains the following coding sequences:
- a CDS encoding prepilin peptidase — protein sequence MMVIHIYLFVLGLILGSFFNVVGLSVPASHSFANRRSACPSCGRTLTFFELIPVISYMLQEGKCRGCKTRISPLYPAVEMLTGVLFTSAPIFLGWSDELLIGWTLISLFMIIFVTDVAYMLIPDKILLFFTVIFIVLRFPFPLSPWWDSIVGAAVGFSLLLLIAVVSKGGMGGGDIKLFAVIGFVLGMKMVLLSFLFACFYGAFLGIIGLLTGILKKKTLIPFGPYIVFGTLTAYFWGDALLHWYVAFLR from the coding sequence ATGATGGTTATCCATATCTATCTCTTCGTTTTGGGCTTAATTTTAGGCTCATTCTTCAACGTTGTCGGTTTAAGTGTTCCAGCTAGTCATTCATTTGCTAATCGTCGCTCCGCCTGCCCTTCTTGCGGGCGTACATTGACATTCTTCGAGTTGATACCGGTTATTTCTTATATGTTGCAAGAAGGGAAATGCCGTGGCTGTAAAACAAGGATTTCACCCCTTTATCCGGCAGTGGAAATGCTGACCGGTGTTTTGTTTACCTCTGCTCCCATCTTCCTTGGCTGGTCGGACGAACTCTTGATTGGCTGGACATTGATTTCATTATTTATGATCATCTTCGTGACTGATGTCGCCTATATGCTCATTCCTGATAAAATCCTGCTTTTCTTTACGGTGATTTTTATCGTTCTAAGATTCCCCTTTCCGCTGTCGCCCTGGTGGGATTCAATTGTCGGGGCAGCGGTTGGCTTTAGCTTGCTGTTATTGATCGCTGTCGTGAGCAAGGGTGGCATGGGCGGTGGTGATATCAAGCTATTTGCAGTGATTGGCTTTGTACTGGGAATGAAAATGGTGCTATTATCGTTTCTTTTTGCGTGCTTTTATGGGGCATTTCTTGGCATTATCGGATTGCTGACCGGAATCCTAAAAAAGAAAACACTTATTCCTTTCGGACCGTATATCGTTTTTGGGACATTGACTGCTTATTTTTGGGGCGATGCCCTTTTACATTGGTATGTAGCTTTTTTAAGGTGA
- a CDS encoding bifunctional folylpolyglutamate synthase/dihydrofolate synthase, with product MVTTMKEINHFFERRQVQLGMNFGLSRMETLLTELGDPHKALKYIHIAGSNGKGSTLQYIKEILLAQGIRVASFTSPYLIRMNEQLKINEDEISDKDFIAVFQELWPIIQGMDSKGNGPTQFEILTAMAFSYFSKKEVDLVLMETGLGGRLDTTNVIQPFLSIITSISLEHTNILGNTLGEIAFEKAGIIKSGAPIISGVTAGEPAKVIEEKASSLGVPYYQLGKDFHVGKIKQSERGQSFSFSLADRSIENVEMRMLGRHQMENAALAIAAVTLGMENIDEKSILKGIGEAKWDGRFEKISDEPLVIIDGAHNPAGIDVLKETLKVHYPDYKYRFVFSSFKDKNYSEMLHGLETEAMEIIITEFDHERAADAKTLYEKCSHPNKSINRDWQAAITEGRRKTGGKEILVITGSLHFLSLVREFLIREGA from the coding sequence ATGGTAACAACCATGAAAGAAATCAATCATTTTTTTGAACGGCGCCAAGTTCAATTGGGCATGAATTTTGGCCTATCACGAATGGAAACATTGTTAACTGAATTAGGTGACCCGCACAAGGCACTAAAGTATATTCACATTGCAGGATCCAACGGGAAAGGGTCAACACTGCAATATATTAAAGAAATCCTGCTTGCCCAAGGCATTCGGGTCGCTTCCTTCACTTCGCCTTATTTAATACGGATGAATGAGCAGCTGAAGATAAACGAGGATGAAATCAGTGATAAGGATTTTATCGCTGTCTTCCAGGAGCTTTGGCCGATCATCCAAGGAATGGACAGTAAGGGGAATGGTCCCACTCAGTTCGAAATTTTGACTGCCATGGCATTCTCTTATTTTAGCAAAAAGGAAGTGGATTTGGTTTTGATGGAAACCGGTTTGGGAGGCAGGCTCGATACAACGAATGTCATCCAGCCGTTTCTTTCGATCATTACCTCGATTTCTTTGGAACATACGAACATCCTGGGAAACACACTTGGGGAAATTGCTTTTGAGAAGGCGGGTATCATTAAAAGCGGGGCGCCGATCATTAGCGGAGTCACAGCCGGGGAACCAGCAAAAGTAATTGAAGAAAAAGCGTCGTCATTAGGCGTACCTTATTACCAATTAGGCAAAGACTTTCATGTAGGCAAAATAAAGCAAAGTGAACGAGGGCAAAGTTTCTCCTTTTCGCTTGCAGACAGGTCCATCGAAAATGTGGAAATGCGGATGTTAGGGCGCCATCAAATGGAGAATGCGGCACTGGCCATTGCTGCTGTCACATTAGGAATGGAAAATATCGATGAAAAAAGCATACTTAAGGGAATAGGGGAAGCGAAATGGGATGGCCGCTTTGAAAAAATATCGGATGAGCCATTGGTGATCATTGATGGTGCACATAATCCTGCCGGCATCGACGTACTGAAGGAAACGCTAAAAGTGCATTACCCCGACTATAAGTACCGGTTCGTATTCAGTTCATTTAAAGATAAAAATTATTCCGAGATGCTTCATGGACTGGAAACGGAAGCGATGGAAATCATCATTACCGAATTCGACCATGAACGGGCGGCGGATGCGAAAACGCTTTATGAAAAGTGCAGTCATCCAAATAAAAGTATAAACAGGGATTGGCAGGCGGCAATAACGGAAGGCAGAAGGAAAACAGGAGGAAAAGAGATCCTTGTCATCACAGGGTCCCTTCATTTCCTTTCACTTGTGAGGGAGTTCCTGATTAGAGAAGGTGCCTAA
- a CDS encoding ATP-grasp domain-containing protein, producing the protein MKPSDFHCWIVVNGYLQHDKFSSLALFIKEAAERKDIMATLIRNSDLFPIIEKGVPLLKGAFDKLPDFVLFMDKDIHLARHLELLGIPVYNSSTAIDICDSKAKTHQALTGHGIPMPKTIFPPFTYEGIERGHMDAFMQIGNELGYPLVVKEAYGSFGEQVYLIPTEDELLKTIHDLGHKPFILQEFIKHSKGRDIRVNVVGNQVIAAMQRHSEQDFRANMTAGGQAAPYIPTSEEAQLAIRCAQILGADFAGVDLLFGEEGPLLCEVNSNSHLLNIYECTGINIADSMFDYILKELGKGSASDEKTSRLVDL; encoded by the coding sequence ATGAAACCTTCAGATTTCCACTGTTGGATTGTCGTTAACGGCTATTTACAGCATGATAAGTTTTCCAGTTTGGCTTTGTTCATTAAAGAGGCGGCTGAAAGGAAAGATATCATGGCAACCCTTATCCGGAATTCAGATCTCTTTCCCATTATCGAAAAAGGAGTGCCGCTGCTTAAAGGTGCCTTTGATAAGCTGCCAGATTTTGTCCTGTTCATGGATAAAGACATTCATTTGGCGCGCCATTTGGAATTGCTCGGCATCCCCGTATATAACAGCAGTACAGCGATTGATATTTGCGACAGCAAAGCAAAAACACATCAAGCATTGACCGGCCATGGCATACCGATGCCGAAAACCATATTTCCCCCTTTTACCTACGAAGGGATAGAAAGGGGCCATATGGATGCTTTCATGCAAATCGGCAATGAACTTGGGTATCCCCTTGTCGTTAAGGAAGCATACGGTTCTTTTGGGGAACAAGTATATTTAATCCCAACAGAGGATGAGTTACTAAAGACGATCCATGATCTTGGCCACAAGCCATTTATACTCCAGGAATTCATCAAGCACAGCAAAGGTCGGGACATTCGTGTGAATGTCGTGGGCAATCAAGTCATAGCAGCGATGCAACGCCATTCCGAGCAAGACTTCCGAGCTAATATGACTGCCGGGGGACAGGCTGCACCATATATACCCACCAGTGAAGAAGCACAACTTGCCATCCGATGTGCGCAAATTCTGGGTGCCGACTTCGCTGGCGTCGATTTGTTGTTCGGTGAAGAAGGTCCGCTTTTGTGCGAAGTGAATTCGAATTCGCATTTACTGAATATTTATGAATGTACAGGCATCAACATCGCTGATAGCATGTTCGATTATATCTTGAAAGAATTAGGAAAAGGAAGTGCATCTGATGAAAAAACAAGCAGGCTGGTTGATTTATAA
- a CDS encoding ATP-grasp domain-containing protein, whose amino-acid sequence MKKQAGWLIYNREDALKNKGYIDWMLNEASKLDLDLHFHFREDLRIGHRFNELYVEHVTQPISLPDFAIVRTIDPFFTKQLEQLGIACFNSSFVSEIANDKAKTHQYLSSLGIPMADTVYCNGRPSADDMEFPFIAKETSGRGGKQVYLIEHADDLAELDDGNWIVQKPGLFGRDIRVFVVGKKVKAAVLRESASSFKANYTLGGSASLYELTASELALVERVMSSFDFGLVGIDFILAEDGSLMLNEIEDVVGSRTLSALSDMNIVREYLSFIKERISS is encoded by the coding sequence ATGAAAAAACAAGCAGGCTGGTTGATTTATAACCGTGAAGATGCCTTGAAGAATAAGGGATACATAGATTGGATGCTTAATGAAGCAAGTAAGCTTGATCTTGATTTACACTTTCACTTTCGGGAAGACCTTAGGATCGGTCATCGTTTCAACGAGTTGTACGTGGAACATGTGACACAGCCCATTTCATTGCCGGACTTTGCTATCGTCCGGACCATCGACCCTTTTTTTACAAAGCAACTTGAGCAACTGGGGATTGCTTGCTTTAACTCCTCCTTCGTATCGGAAATCGCGAACGACAAAGCAAAGACGCATCAATATTTGTCCTCGCTCGGGATTCCAATGGCCGATACCGTATATTGTAACGGGAGGCCGAGTGCCGATGACATGGAGTTCCCTTTCATTGCTAAGGAAACAAGTGGTCGCGGCGGGAAACAAGTATATCTAATCGAGCATGCCGATGATCTTGCCGAACTGGATGATGGAAATTGGATAGTCCAAAAACCTGGCTTATTCGGCAGGGATATCCGCGTCTTTGTGGTTGGGAAAAAAGTGAAGGCTGCTGTACTTAGGGAATCCGCTTCCAGTTTCAAGGCAAATTATACGCTGGGCGGATCGGCTTCTCTATATGAGCTGACTGCATCTGAATTAGCCCTTGTTGAAAGGGTAATGAGTTCGTTTGATTTTGGCCTGGTCGGTATCGATTTCATATTGGCGGAAGATGGCAGCCTCATGCTTAACGAAATCGAGGATGTCGTCGGCAGCCGGACATTAAGTGCACTAAGTGATATGAATATCGTACGGGAGTACCTTTCATTTATAAAAGAAAGAATTTCATCCTAA
- a CDS encoding valine--tRNA ligase — translation MEENQISMPTKYDPQTIEKGRYKWWLDGKFFETTVDDKKEPYTIVIPPPNVTGKLHLGHAWDTTLQDILTRMKRMQGYDVLWLPGMDHAGIATQAKVEQKLRAEGVSRYDLGREKFVEETWKWKEEYASHIRDQWSKLGLGLDYTRERFTLDEGLSKAVREVFVSLYNKGLIYRGEYIINWDPSTKTALSDIEVIYKDVQGAFYHMKYPLVDGSGEIEIATTRPETMLGDTAVAVHPEDDRYKHLIGKMVRLPITGREIPIVGDDYVDMEFGSGAVKITPAHDPNDFEIGNRHDLERILVMHEDGSMNEKAGKYEGMDRFECRKQIVKDLQEEGVLFKIEDHLHSVGHSERSGAVVEPYLSTQWFVKMQPLADASVELQKGTDEEKVHFVPDRFEKTYLHWMENIRDWCISRQLWWGHRIPAWYHKETGEVYVGHEEPADAENWEQDTDVLDTWFSSALWPFSTMGWPDKDNVDFQRYYPTGALVTGYDIIFFWVSRMIFQALEFTGERPFEDVLIHGLVRDEQGRKMSKSLGNGVDPMDVIDQYGADSLRYFLSTGSSPGQDLRYSTEKVEAVWNFSNKIWNASRFALMNMNGMTYDEIDLSGEKSVADKWILTRLNETISNVTRLADRYEFGEVGRVLYNFIWDDFCDWYIEMAKLPLYGEDEAAKKTTRSILAYVLDNTMRLLHPFMPFITEEIWQNLPHQGESITVAAWPEVNEGLTDTVAAEEMKLLVEIIRSVRNIRAEVNTPLSKKINLILKAKDESILGTLQKNSSYIERFCNPEQLTIGIEVEEPAQAMTAVVTGVELILPLTGLINIDEEVKRLEKELDKLNKEVERVQKKLGNEGFVKKAPASVIEEERAKEKDYSEKRDSVIHRISELKQL, via the coding sequence ATGGAAGAGAACCAAATTTCTATGCCGACTAAATATGATCCGCAGACGATAGAGAAAGGCCGCTACAAATGGTGGCTTGATGGAAAGTTTTTCGAAACGACGGTTGACGATAAAAAAGAACCATATACGATTGTCATCCCGCCGCCTAACGTGACAGGTAAGCTTCATCTTGGCCACGCTTGGGATACGACGCTTCAAGATATATTGACACGCATGAAGAGGATGCAAGGCTATGACGTTTTATGGTTACCGGGCATGGACCATGCCGGTATCGCCACTCAAGCGAAAGTAGAACAAAAACTTCGTGCGGAAGGCGTGAGCCGTTATGACCTTGGGCGAGAAAAATTCGTCGAAGAGACTTGGAAATGGAAAGAGGAATATGCGAGCCATATCCGTGATCAATGGTCAAAGCTCGGTCTTGGACTTGATTATACACGTGAACGCTTCACTCTTGATGAAGGGCTTTCAAAAGCTGTGCGCGAAGTGTTCGTTTCGCTTTATAACAAGGGCTTGATTTATCGCGGCGAATACATCATCAACTGGGATCCATCAACGAAAACGGCGTTATCCGATATCGAGGTTATTTACAAAGATGTGCAGGGCGCATTTTACCATATGAAATATCCTTTGGTTGACGGATCAGGAGAAATTGAAATTGCCACCACCCGTCCAGAAACTATGCTTGGCGATACTGCTGTGGCTGTACACCCTGAAGATGACCGTTATAAACACTTGATCGGCAAAATGGTCCGCTTGCCAATTACAGGCCGGGAAATCCCGATTGTCGGTGATGATTATGTCGATATGGAATTCGGTTCAGGCGCGGTCAAAATTACTCCGGCTCATGATCCGAATGACTTCGAAATCGGGAACCGTCACGATTTGGAACGCATCCTTGTCATGCATGAAGATGGCTCGATGAATGAAAAGGCTGGTAAATATGAAGGCATGGACCGTTTTGAATGCCGGAAACAAATCGTCAAGGACCTTCAGGAAGAAGGAGTACTTTTCAAAATCGAAGATCACCTTCACTCAGTCGGCCATTCAGAGAGAAGCGGTGCTGTTGTTGAACCGTATCTTTCGACTCAATGGTTCGTTAAAATGCAGCCGTTGGCTGATGCATCCGTTGAGCTTCAAAAAGGAACCGATGAGGAAAAAGTTCATTTCGTACCGGACCGTTTCGAAAAAACGTACCTGCATTGGATGGAAAATATCCGCGACTGGTGCATTTCCCGTCAGCTTTGGTGGGGTCACCGCATTCCAGCCTGGTACCATAAAGAAACAGGTGAAGTGTATGTAGGTCACGAAGAACCTGCGGACGCTGAAAACTGGGAACAAGATACAGATGTTCTTGATACATGGTTCAGCTCGGCATTATGGCCGTTCTCGACTATGGGCTGGCCTGACAAGGACAATGTCGATTTCCAACGCTACTATCCAACCGGGGCACTTGTGACAGGCTATGATATCATTTTCTTCTGGGTATCGCGGATGATTTTCCAAGCTCTTGAGTTCACAGGTGAACGTCCATTTGAAGATGTGCTGATACACGGTCTGGTTCGTGACGAACAGGGGCGCAAGATGAGTAAATCGCTTGGCAATGGTGTCGATCCGATGGATGTAATCGATCAATACGGTGCCGATTCGCTGCGTTACTTCTTATCCACGGGCAGCTCGCCAGGCCAGGACCTTCGTTATAGCACGGAAAAAGTGGAAGCGGTTTGGAACTTCTCCAATAAGATTTGGAACGCATCCCGTTTTGCTTTGATGAACATGAACGGCATGACTTATGACGAAATCGATTTAAGCGGTGAGAAGTCTGTAGCTGATAAATGGATCTTGACGCGTTTGAATGAAACGATTTCAAACGTAACCAGACTTGCGGACCGTTATGAGTTTGGTGAAGTGGGCCGTGTGCTTTACAACTTCATTTGGGATGATTTCTGTGACTGGTATATTGAAATGGCGAAGCTTCCGCTATATGGCGAAGACGAAGCAGCTAAGAAGACGACGCGCTCGATCTTGGCTTATGTACTGGATAATACGATGAGATTGTTACACCCGTTCATGCCATTCATTACCGAAGAAATCTGGCAGAACCTACCGCATCAAGGTGAGTCCATCACTGTTGCCGCTTGGCCGGAAGTGAATGAAGGGTTGACGGATACAGTTGCAGCAGAGGAAATGAAGCTGCTGGTTGAAATCATCCGCTCAGTCCGTAATATCCGTGCTGAGGTGAACACACCGCTAAGCAAAAAAATCAATTTAATCTTAAAAGCGAAAGATGAATCCATCTTAGGGACTTTACAGAAAAACAGCAGCTATATCGAGCGTTTCTGTAATCCTGAACAATTGACGATCGGAATCGAAGTCGAAGAGCCTGCTCAAGCCATGACAGCTGTCGTAACTGGCGTAGAGCTAATCCTTCCGCTTACAGGACTGATCAATATTGACGAAGAAGTGAAACGTCTTGAAAAAGAACTCGACAAACTTAATAAAGAAGTTGAGCGCGTACAGAAAAAATTGGGCAACGAGGGCTTCGTTAAAAAGGCGCCGGCAAGCGTCATCGAAGAAGAACGTGCCAAGGAAAAAGACTATAGCGAAAAACGCGACTCTGTAATCCACAGGATCAGCGAACTGAAACAACTGTAA
- the ysxE gene encoding spore coat protein YsxE translates to MRENENQQPANRDWDAETVLKEYAMYVQYIEDFGRVKKVYSDRGTFALKSMLPQNGIDFIKNVQKLYHRGYNRIVPIYQTMDQRYAVLHNGRLYYLMPWLNNDRDGERDENHKQMFRELARMHTLSVKEIQVDIDEREAHYERTLDAWNNEKEFIDEYIVSCEKKWYMSPFELTVCSFYTDISQALRYSIKKFETWYEKTKDSEKVRTVVTHGKVSMKHFVYDERGYGYFINFENSNTAPPHFDLLPFLVKSARTYPVQCDDCVDWLYNYFRYFPLKEEELLLMQSYLAFPGSALELVKGYSDGTGHRSELDNVTQLQRQFWLLKNIEYMVMKIEEIEQQKKAAAEAAKEEQSPPS, encoded by the coding sequence GTGAGGGAAAACGAGAATCAGCAGCCTGCCAATCGGGATTGGGACGCGGAGACCGTATTGAAGGAATATGCCATGTATGTACAATATATTGAGGACTTCGGACGTGTAAAAAAAGTTTACAGTGATCGTGGTACATTTGCCTTGAAATCCATGTTACCGCAGAACGGCATTGATTTTATCAAAAATGTTCAAAAATTGTACCATCGCGGCTATAACCGGATCGTTCCCATTTATCAAACGATGGATCAGCGTTACGCCGTTCTTCATAATGGACGTTTGTATTACCTGATGCCCTGGCTCAATAATGATAGGGACGGGGAGCGCGATGAAAATCATAAGCAAATGTTCAGGGAGCTCGCTCGGATGCATACACTTTCCGTTAAGGAAATACAAGTGGATATCGATGAACGGGAAGCCCATTATGAGCGGACGCTTGATGCCTGGAATAACGAGAAGGAATTCATAGATGAGTATATTGTCAGCTGTGAAAAGAAGTGGTATATGTCTCCATTCGAACTGACGGTTTGTTCTTTCTACACTGATATTTCACAGGCGCTGAGGTACTCGATCAAGAAATTTGAAACCTGGTATGAAAAAACGAAGGATAGTGAAAAGGTTCGAACCGTCGTCACGCACGGAAAGGTTTCCATGAAGCATTTCGTTTATGATGAGCGGGGTTATGGCTACTTCATCAATTTTGAGAATTCGAATACAGCTCCGCCGCATTTCGATTTACTGCCATTTCTCGTTAAATCGGCCAGGACCTATCCTGTCCAATGCGATGACTGCGTTGACTGGCTATATAACTATTTTCGTTATTTTCCGTTGAAAGAAGAAGAATTGCTGCTCATGCAAAGCTATCTGGCATTCCCTGGGTCAGCTTTGGAATTAGTGAAGGGTTACTCCGATGGCACGGGCCATCGTTCAGAGCTAGATAATGTTACACAACTGCAGCGGCAATTTTGGCTTTTGAAAAATATTGAATATATGGTGATGAAAATTGAAGAAATCGAACAGCAGAAAAAGGCTGCCGCCGAGGCTGCCAAAGAAGAACAATCACCCCCAAGCTAA
- the spoVID gene encoding stage VI sporulation protein D, with protein MKLRNNQLPSFIDWYWYRYRFLKLKGGVVLSQENESYLRFSLEESVWFQKGQEVAELYSISLDPNVAIQESDQYVYIRGSLDLSGEYKGSQNGEEEEFSQTFLPKAVQKVERHLDGLNEFTHRFPVDITIPNNRIASLDEVDVSIQSFDYAMPEHNCLKLQADLLITGIYNDSYVEERYDTEQEVGETEEQEETDGEENESYIPYAAAVPPIPDFQPIFRDEEEEELYAPFTAESKRVSEANEEEEEEPIFLSDQHNAPVFEMPVSPYPEEEEWEAEVHREEEAVEEEVIGDPPDSAEKVPSMGEAKLEEVPSSQDSMEKMEIPKVTLREDVVEEPNHATKHQNSPVSNIESEDVIRQGEDDVAAGPILNENVKVEQEEESNSSIRDLFKKRERPAPPAKDGKNFKGRKQAAERDDKETANHDEKQLSIMDLFGRKQEEELVRMKVCIVQQGETLDDLAQRYDVTVQSILFSNELESNQNVHEGQVIYIPKAVAYKN; from the coding sequence ATGAAATTAAGGAATAATCAGCTTCCTTCCTTCATAGATTGGTATTGGTATAGGTACCGTTTCCTGAAGCTGAAAGGAGGAGTTGTCTTGTCGCAAGAAAATGAATCGTATTTACGATTTTCTTTAGAGGAATCCGTTTGGTTCCAGAAGGGACAGGAAGTGGCTGAGCTATATTCCATTTCCCTTGATCCGAATGTGGCGATTCAAGAAAGTGATCAATATGTTTATATACGAGGCTCGTTAGATTTAAGCGGTGAATACAAAGGCTCGCAAAATGGTGAAGAAGAGGAGTTTTCGCAGACCTTTTTGCCAAAAGCGGTTCAAAAGGTCGAGAGGCATCTCGATGGACTTAATGAGTTCACACACCGTTTTCCGGTTGATATAACGATTCCGAATAATCGGATTGCCTCATTGGATGAGGTCGATGTCTCGATTCAAAGCTTTGATTATGCCATGCCAGAGCATAACTGTTTGAAATTGCAGGCAGACCTTTTGATAACCGGAATCTATAATGATTCATATGTGGAAGAACGTTACGATACTGAGCAGGAAGTTGGGGAAACAGAGGAACAGGAAGAAACGGATGGGGAGGAAAATGAGTCATATATTCCTTATGCAGCTGCAGTGCCGCCAATCCCGGATTTTCAGCCTATTTTCCGTGATGAGGAGGAAGAAGAGTTATACGCGCCTTTTACTGCAGAATCAAAACGAGTTTCCGAAGCAAACGAAGAAGAAGAAGAGGAACCGATTTTTTTAAGCGATCAGCATAATGCCCCAGTTTTTGAAATGCCCGTTTCACCATATCCGGAAGAGGAGGAGTGGGAAGCGGAAGTGCATAGAGAGGAAGAAGCTGTAGAAGAAGAAGTAATCGGCGATCCTCCTGACTCCGCGGAAAAAGTACCTTCAATGGGAGAGGCAAAACTGGAGGAAGTACCAAGCAGTCAGGATTCCATGGAGAAGATGGAGATTCCTAAGGTGACATTGAGAGAAGATGTAGTGGAAGAGCCAAATCATGCAACCAAGCATCAAAATAGCCCTGTTTCGAATATAGAATCCGAGGATGTTATCCGGCAGGGAGAAGATGACGTTGCAGCGGGCCCTATCCTTAATGAGAATGTGAAGGTGGAACAGGAAGAGGAATCCAATTCGTCCATAAGAGATCTATTCAAAAAGAGGGAAAGACCAGCGCCTCCGGCTAAGGATGGTAAGAATTTCAAAGGCAGGAAACAAGCCGCGGAACGTGATGATAAAGAAACGGCCAATCATGATGAAAAGCAGCTATCCATCATGGATTTATTCGGACGGAAACAAGAAGAAGAACTAGTAAGGATGAAGGTTTGCATTGTTCAGCAAGGGGAAACGCTTGATGACTTGGCTCAACGATATGATGTTACGGTTCAATCGATACTTTTCAGCAATGAATTGGAGTCGAATCAGAACGTCCATGAAGGGCAAGTCATCTATATACCGAAGGCGGTTGCATATAAGAATTGA
- the hemL gene encoding glutamate-1-semialdehyde 2,1-aminomutase: MRSYEKSKKAFAEAKNLMPGGVNSPVRAFKSVDMDPIFMERGKGSKMYDIDGNEYIDYVLSWGPLILGHTNDRVVESLKKVAESGTSFGTSTLIENELAKLVIERVPSIEMIRMVSSGTEATMSALRLARGITGRDKILKFEGSYHGHGDSLLIKAGSGVATLGLPDSPGVPEGIAKNTITVAYNDLAATKYAFEQFGEDIACIIVEPVAGNMGVVPPQPGFLEGLREVTTQYGALLIFDEVMTGFRVGYNCAQGYFGIVPDLTCLGKVIGGGLPVGAFGGKREFMEQIAPSGTIYQAGTLSGNPLAMTAGLETLSQLTPESYDEFTRKGDMLEKGIGEAAEKYGVPHTFNRAGSMIGLFFTNEEVINYDTAKTSDLEFFASYYREMANQGIYLPPSQFEGLFLSTAHSDEDIEKTIAAAEQAFAKLKK, translated from the coding sequence ATGCGGTCATATGAAAAATCGAAAAAAGCGTTTGCCGAAGCAAAAAATTTGATGCCAGGCGGCGTGAACAGCCCGGTACGTGCCTTTAAATCTGTGGACATGGATCCCATTTTCATGGAGCGTGGAAAAGGCTCAAAAATGTATGATATCGATGGAAATGAATATATCGACTATGTTCTATCATGGGGACCGCTTATCCTTGGTCACACGAATGACCGTGTCGTGGAATCATTGAAAAAGGTAGCGGAATCAGGTACAAGCTTCGGGACTTCTACGCTGATCGAGAATGAACTGGCCAAGTTGGTCATTGAACGGGTACCATCGATTGAAATGATCCGGATGGTATCTTCAGGAACCGAAGCGACGATGAGTGCACTAAGGCTGGCACGAGGCATTACAGGCCGGGATAAAATCCTGAAATTCGAAGGTTCCTATCATGGCCATGGCGATTCATTGCTAATCAAAGCGGGTTCAGGCGTTGCAACGTTAGGTTTACCGGATAGCCCTGGAGTACCGGAAGGCATTGCTAAAAATACGATTACCGTGGCATATAATGATCTTGCTGCAACCAAATATGCGTTTGAACAATTTGGCGAAGACATCGCTTGCATCATCGTGGAACCTGTTGCAGGGAACATGGGCGTGGTTCCGCCACAACCTGGTTTCCTTGAAGGCTTACGTGAAGTAACGACCCAATACGGGGCTTTATTGATCTTTGACGAAGTTATGACAGGGTTCCGTGTCGGCTATAATTGTGCACAAGGCTATTTTGGCATCGTACCTGACCTGACTTGCCTTGGGAAAGTAATTGGCGGCGGATTGCCTGTCGGAGCATTCGGAGGCAAGCGCGAATTCATGGAACAGATTGCCCCGAGTGGGACAATCTATCAAGCAGGGACATTATCTGGTAATCCTCTTGCGATGACGGCTGGCCTTGAAACGCTGAGCCAATTGACTCCAGAATCCTATGATGAGTTCACCCGAAAAGGGGATATGCTCGAAAAAGGAATTGGAGAAGCAGCGGAAAAGTACGGAGTTCCCCATACATTCAACCGTGCCGGTTCCATGATTGGACTTTTCTTTACTAATGAAGAAGTCATAAACTATGATACAGCCAAAACATCCGACTTAGAGTTCTTTGCTTCTTACTATAGGGAAATGGCGAATCAAGGCATCTACTTGCCGCCATCACAGTTTGAAGGTTTATTCCTTTCCACTGCACATAGTGATGAAGATATCGAAAAGACCATTGCAGCGGCAGAACAGGCTTTTGCAAAATTAAAAAAATGA